TGATTGCTCCCAAACCCCTTCTCCCATTGGACAGAAGTAGATAGATTGAGGGAGGTTTATCTGTGATAAAGAGGATGTAAGATGAGAGAGAACCTGAGGCCTCTGCAGTGATATTTACTACTTACGTTATCCTTTAGGAAGGAGACCAGGAGACAGGAGTTTACATTTGGAATAGCTAGCTTGAGAACCATGCAAAACTGGAAGTTCAAGCGAACGTTCTCCCTGGTGAGAGTGTTGTGTATACTGTCGGTTTGGGGCTGTGCGGTCTTTAGAGCGGATCACATATCCTACAAATTAACCTGCATCGCCGTGGAACTACTGATGAGTTGCTAATGAAGTCTgctgctgatctagtgctcatctGGGAGCAGTACTGAAACAGGAACCTACTTTCATAGCATCCCAACTTAtcaggcaccgctgccatctaggtTTGAGAGCGACTCTGCCTCAAAGTTTTTGCCCAAAGTCAAGAGGATGGCTTTGtcaggattcggtgtttagggataacgtttttctttCGGACCCTAAATGAGACGTGCCAGATTTCCAACGCAGATTTGATGTTCTGGATGGCCCTGTCTTGGTCATGGAGGGGCGGATTTTGGTTGGTTCATTGCAGAAATAGACTCTATTAAGCGATACGAACGTGGTACACGGGATGCTATCCTGCAAGTCGTGGGTGCAGGTCATCAAGCTGATCTTGATGGGTGGCGCTTCAAGCaacttcagagaaacgtcaagTAGAAAGGCATGCTAGGAGCACTGGACAATTTATTCTACGGACCGGGATGTCTCTTACGGATATAAAGGGCCATGGGcgaatggagatcacgtcgaaGATATCGCATGGATCATCCTAACGTCAGATCTCTGGAGCGCTTTGTAAGATAAGACCCGACATGgcagaagagtcacgcctggccGGTTATGCGCATCAATATgcagcatattgatgcgactcgTAGGCGAATGGATGAAGGGTACTCACGGTTTCAGCGTTACGCTGTAAAAATCCAAAGTAGTAGTTGTCCTGATTAAGAAGAAAATTGGCGAGTTGAAGATCGAATCAAAACCAACCGTTACGTATCATGAATTAATGCACGATaccctgactgtgtgttctgcaatggagtgggagAGGATGCCGGTCACACTTTTTACtcttatggaaggtgggataggattcgtcaacaactttataTTGACAAAATTGAGCTCTTTCCAGaaaacattgtcaaagagatgctgaggaccaCTGGCAGGTGGAGCGGTGTTGTGCATTGGTATCTGGGTTTTTCTTGTTATGAAGAAGGTAGACCTCGACGGGGAAGGCGTTGGATGGTGGGGGGTTTCCTTCCTCTCGCTGGTGAAAGGAGTTACCTGACTTGAAAGCCCCCTAAGCCGGCGAAGCACCTACCtctaaaagaaaaaggaaaaaatggatGAAAGGGGGATCCGCACAATGTTCCGGgcacggattttctctctacgattCTTATGTGTACTTTAGCCAATTCAGTATGGCTaagctatttttttatttacccCATTCGTAAACACTGTTGTCACTGTTATAAGCACAAAGTGCACTCAAAACAaccaaattttaccaactgatGCACAATGATCCAATAATCATTTCCATTCCTTCTCTCACTGATTTCCATTTCATTCTCATTTCCAGGTTCCTAAAAGCATAGACGAGGAAGGAAATAGTATCCCTGCAACTCCTACAACCACAAAAACAATAATCCTAACAACAGCGGCATCAACCGACGATGAAACTTCTAGTCAAGATAACAATTTCGAAAATCAACTCCAACATCAAATGCAAAGGACTAGGGATTTCAACgaggaagagaagaaagaaatatCCAACATCGCCGCAGAAATAGAACACTATGTGAAACTGCTTTCGGAGGATGCTGATGATGAATCAGCCATTCGCCTGATCCCAGTAACGAAGCCTGTCTTGCTGCAAAAATCAAAGAGCTCAACGTCAGTCCCAAAAACTGCTAGTCCTAACCAAATGAAGAAAGCAGGAAGCGAGATTCTTTCGCGATCGGAGCCCGGTAAGGACACACCTGCTCCAACCCGAGCCGAGATTGCAATCTGGTCTGAGGGCATAGCCAACAAAAAGAATCGGGAAAGCATGAAGAAAATTATTCAGATTCGAAGGGATTCCTTGATGAAACCCATTCCTGCTACAAGACGTCGCCCTTCAATTACGAGTCTTACATCATCTAGGTCGGATGAAGCCGGGCGAAGATCTGCATCTCCTGAACGGAAGTCTCCATCACCAGAAAAGAAGCAAAATAACACTTCACCCCCTGGAGACAAGCCTACACCATCCGCCAGAAAACATTCTCCTACTGAAGAGGAGATGAAATCGCGAGGTTCACCAGCAGCAGAAAAGAAAGCTGTGATCGCCAATGGATTTCTTCCAAATCAAAGTGGGCAACATGCTGATGAGGAGAACAACAACTTGGACCATCGAAGTGCTTCCAGCAAAGAGCATACTCCGCTCAATTCAAGCTACGATACAACAACAGATGAATCAATACCGCCTGCAGTTGAGCTCAAAATAACTGAGTCCAGAGAAGATATTTCAGATATCTCCAACACTAGCTCGGAACGCTACCAAATAAGATACGTCCCCCTCAAAGAAGGCTCCCCAGAAACACCCCCTGAAGTTCGCAAGGATCCAAAACCTGAATTCAAGCCAGTCAATAGCAATCACTCAATTCCAATTCAACACCATTACAACGAAAGCTGGGTAGCGGATCAGGAACCAAGGCGTCCCAGTGTAGAACGCCGTCGATCCGTGAAGGAGATCATTGACTCAATCAACCGTAGCCAAAGTCTACTGAAAGTCAATCAAGACCCACAAAAGCCTCCTAGGGCATCCTCGAATTTAGTGAACGATTTGAATGGATCTGCAGAAAGTACAGTGACTCCTCAGAAGGCATCCAAAAGCGAAGTGGAGGAAACCTATCGCCGTCTGTCCCAAAGCGAGGCTGAGATCAAGCGCATGATCCTTGAAATGGAGACCCTGACGAATCCCAACGAAATGAACAATTACTGCGAGAATGTCCCCAGCATACTTGACCGTTTCGATGAGGAGGTGAACAACAATGATATTTTCAAGAAATGCGTGCTGAAGAAGCAGTTGATCAGGGAAGGGTCTCCAACTGCCTCGAATTTAGATTGGAATCCTGTCCCGAAACCGAAGAGGTCGAAAAATTTGAGTATGGAGTTGAACAAGAATAATGGAAACTGAGATTCGTCTGTGGTTTGTTTACTAACAATCTTATATTTATACTTTTATTAAGGACATGAGGAACAGATAGAATTTTTCGGCGTAAATTAAGAAAACATGGGAGCAGCGGTCAGAAGGCAACCCATCGCTCAAAGCTACCTTGGGAGTCATATTGAAATCAAATGGTGCGCGCGGTGCTCCTTTGGAATTGaggaaattgtaaaaaaaagatatattcTTATATTAAATGTAGAATTAGTGCAATATTTGTACAGTCAATTGATGAGCCCCGCCTTCGGGCGAGCTTTCTTATAGTCACAACTTTGTAGGAGAAAACGTTTCTTGGGAGGAAAAAATTAGTTCGAAATTATAAAATcagatttgtgtatttttctaaagtttttttttcaatttttttcttcttgtatTTATCATATTATGGAGGTATTTATTTTATGTCTTAGAGATACTATTGTGAAAGGAAAGCCGGAAGGAAGAAGGCCTTAATACCCAAATGGCGTATGCATATGCAGTTAAATAGTAGAGATTTTGCTGTGTACGTAAaagtatattttaaaaataaaaagaaaagatttgttAAAGGGACgagtttatttatttgtttatttttttatttaagtggaaagagggaaatctttTGAGAACTTTTCAAAACATTTACATTATTGTGCAGGATTCAGAGAAACGAAGCGAAATCTCACCAGTTTAGAGGAGGAAACGAGTCAGAAACTGGGGGCAGGAGGGTCATCAAAGTGTTGTAATTctcgaaaaattttcaaaattaattcagaaaacaTGAGACGCTAATGTGTAATGCCTTACTGGTTTGGAGACGCATTCAAATGGGCgtcaaaattgagtttttccAACTAAAAGGTCAGACCTATTCAAGTTGTCGGAGGTAGGGTAAGTAGGAGGGTATCAGTGGCCCCTCCAggcagcccaattagcgctttggtgcgcccttttgatgctacaaactcctatGACCATAGCTGCTGTGATAAGAGCAAGAAGGCAGAGCCAAGACGGCTCAGATCTTTAGAGCCTGACCCATCACTAAGAACGCCGCAaacgccaaacggatcgctgacagtcCTTTGCAGAGCGACCTGAGGAAAAAACGAACGACTCCATTCTGGTACTCTCCATGGCTTAAACTAAAAAGGCGGAAAGGAACAAGAGGCAAAAAGACACCGCGTAGTCAGAAatccctctgcctaaaattaaggcggacacgaagaatGGGACAcagaaagaaaaggtggggaaagGAAGGAGGAATAGGAGGATAGACTAGGTAAGACCTTTGCAGAAGTTTTCAGCGGAATCTGTCTTTGGATCAAGCCCGAAAATAACGGAAaaaaagtgtcttccattcggaaaacgaagggtggttgAATCCTTGTCGAATTAGGCCTGAGGACAATAGATAAAGGTATGGCAAAGGACTGCCGGGGGAGAACGCTGTAGTTTCTAGTATAGAATCCACGTTCTGTCTgtaaatccgagatcttgacagCCTCCCGGACAAGAGCAAAATAGAAGACGTCATAAACTGCGAaagtccggaggtaaccaacgGCCGagttggtatcacctctgcgaactacctaagccaaaaactcgctgtggtggaagtttacaacgcgaaaatcagaattggttggataaTCTGTTACAGATATTTAGATTATGGTCTGGAGACCTAGCAGGAGGGCAACACGCCGCAGATGCACCCAGGTAGACCATAAATCCAGTACCTGCAATGAAATGGAGAATTTCTTTCTATGCAGGGATTGTGGCGCGTCTAAAGAGAGCATCGTGCATACTACGGGCTCGGGGTGGTGTCCAGTTGTCAGGCCAGAAGTGGAAAAAGCTAGACGCAGTTCACATGATCCGTATTCTGCAGATCAACATGGACCGGCGAGGAATCGCTCATGAGTTattcatcagtgaacagtaccgacACGAGAACCCAGCTTTATGGCactctgacatatcaggtatcgCTGCCATCTGAGTTGAGGACGGCACCCCCTTTATTGTTCTAGCCCAAGACCGAGGGGATGGCTTTGACTGGATTTGatgtttaggggtaacgttttcCAGTGTCTATATAATTCCAAATGAGACAAGAACGGACTTTCGtgtaggcttgatgctttgaagaaaaaattgtcGGCCAGCGGTATGCGCCATCCCGGCACTTTTCTGTGCGTGAAACGCCACGGAGATGAACAACGAGAGATTTGGTGAAACAATTAGAGTTCTGGAGGGCACTCCACccgaacctgataacgatgacCTGCGAAGCTTCATGTACAGGAGGATATCGAGACGTCGCAAACATTCTAAGTATATTTCTTCCTCttgtccgcagcttcggcattaccaattgtagggtaagccgcTTCTGGCCACAAGGCCCCCTAtgagccagtgccccgtgtagaCCGTCTTAATCTTGTGCGCATTTACtcgcgtctggcacaagaacTCTAACAATCGGACATTGTTATAGCGGGCTAGATCCTCCATGACTTGGCACAGGAGGTGAACTTGAGGTCCAGGGCTGCTAAGTAAGGCGACTAAATTCCGCCCTTGACTGCCCTTGACCGCCCTTGAGAAGAGTGTTCTTGGGCGTGTCACCCAGACTGTTAAACGCGTTTCCGCACTGCCCCCCCCAGCGTGGAGGATGTCGCCATCGAATGCAAGCCCTTATTGATCGATTTACTGTGTTACAAAACACACCCTCGGTCTTCCACTCGGCTCTGGTTGGaatgtccacagcaaagtttcttatGAGGTTCGGCCTGCGTGTGAGCCTAGCAACAcgttacaacgtatttaatgtggaattCCAGGTGGAGGGGGTGTAGGAGTACACTGAGAGCAGCCGCGCCAGGacatgcggttctttgaatcctattaagcttcatattattgtactttttgctcatagcctgccaccatacaatagagagGATAGGACATACCAGAGAACCGGCGTGGGTCGGAgcccccatttctttgcaaaatttccaattttcctcgatttcgtgCAAGTCGACGGGTgcccgattttccgcgatatctcgcgtacCCGACGTCGCAGTGTGAAAATTTTTGGATTTCTTTAATCTGGGCCGCCTACCCTTTCGAATGACCAATCGCCCGCAGAAATCGGACGATTGTGCATTTTTCGTcacttttacgacccgggggtcgtggaaattttcaattttgcttgATTTCGTGCAGATGGACGGGTGCccaattttccgcgatatctcgcgtacCCGACGTCGTAGCGTGAAAACTCTTGGATTTTTGTAATCCGGGCCGTATTTTCTTTCGAATGAGACATCGCCTGCGGAagtccgacgatttcgcatttttcgtcacttttacgacccgggagccgtggaaattttcaattttccttgatttcgtGCAGATGGACGGGTGCCCAATTTTTCGCGATATCTCGTGTCCCCGACGTCGTAGCGTgaaaagtcttgaatttttatAATTCGGTCCGTCCCTTCTTTCGAATGAGACATCGCCTGCGGAagtccgacgatttcgcatttttcgtcacttttacgacccgggggccgtggaaattttcaatttttcttgattTCGTGCAGATGGACGGGTGCccaattttccgcgatatctcgtgtCCCCGATGTCGTAGCGTGAACATTCTTGGATTTCTGTAATCTGGGTCGTTTCTCCTTTTGAATGAGCCGATTTCGATTTTTTCGAtacttttacgacccgggggtcgtggaattcattttttcggatttCATGCAGGTGGACAGGTGCCCCATTTTCCGTGATATCTTGCGTACCCGAAGTCGCagcgtaaaaattcttggatttctttAATCTGGGCCGTCTCCCCTTtcggctgccaatatttatgccaaCATTTTAAAAGCAGTATGAAATGCTTTGTGCATGGCTTTGGACCTtggactccagttcgtctgtcatgccaatttgcgcaccggagaatttgttcttaattacttgaccaaactttctctggTCGATCCTCCTGGAGTCTCTTAAATGATTGGAGACTTGAAGGTATTcaactgtaatctgaaaagtatCTCTGGTCAGGCACTTTCCAGTTATCcatcctaagaatcccattgtcgggtAGTAGAGTGGTATTAAGGACCTCCTCCCGACCGTCCCAGTTCTCCGAGTTAAGGAAATGAAATGGAGTTGGTTTGTAGtaacaataaaatcaaagaataactcacttttctcgttgatttccgagctgccctaaagtttgccttgcattggcatcgcagcctatcaacaggttgcccATCTTTCTTGCTAtggtgctcgtcaaatgttgtagtttttctggcggagctgatcggttgtAAGTCGTTTAACCCGAGGaagtatacacgttctctgccccgccTGCTCTAGTTTGATCACGACttggtcgctggaactcaggtccggacacagaaagcGTACAGAAccttcctcgcgaggatacatgctctaggtctgtgctgatcagcgtctcctgtgctgtggaataaattataatatttacattGTCGCCCTTTGATAGTTAGTCGTAgtggatgactttgagctttacgctcTCCCAGGCGTTACTGATtctagcgacgcacgaaccgagaaagtccctggagaattggtccctGCAagttataacgtggaacccacggaccacctgagaggaatcaaagcagaggATGGATCCCTTGTGTTTGCCTTTGGCATCCAGGACATACTCAATGAGCGTCTCCGACAGCCTAACCTCAATACTCCTCCACGCCCACGTCGgtaaagggtttcgcagttggtggctcgtcggctggctgttgctgcgtaattttctccagacattgctaAGCTTCCGAGCTCTTgctcactctgctccgcttgtgttcTTGTTctacctcgtcttgagatcgattgcatttgagAGCGGTGAGCTTCGCCATCTGcttgtctgccaggcgtttgctgttatattcctcaacaatcgccttgTATTTAGCGAGGTATTTTTCATCTTGCTTGTCGACAGTACTGGCCCTCCTATTCTTAGCCATCTTGCTGAGAATGTGCATGGCTTTCCGATACTGGCTTTTGGGCAGGCCGCCAATTGACTTTCGCTTCTTAACTGGTTTCCAATGGCCGACGTTCTCGTCGGTCTATACTTTTGAGGCATCCCACGACGTCGAggatttcgggttaggagtactatgtctggaaCTCACTACACCCAgtctgacggcagtggatttcaGGCTGTGTGCGGCTCTCGTAGGCTATTGTCTCCTGCCTGGGATGCCAGCagttcgtcctccgatgatgcgcctgcatcaccacctcttcttctatcgttggTTTGTTCGTTTTTCTAATAATAGTGTCTAtgccttggtcccacgagtagtgcAGGAAGAATGTcgaccctggctagcccggtcAACAAAGTAAtcgtcttatttgaaactgaaggtgctcaAGGTTTTCAAAATTCGCATAATAAAGACCAAGCTTCCAATTGGCCACGCAGTCCTcgacgtatgctgttccaccttagcTTGGGGTTCTATTAGCactttctccagtgcagggagggcgATCCTCGGACTGTTGCTTCGGCTCTTTCTCCGGCCAGATTCACTTACCCCTAACTGTTGACCAGCAGACGAGCTTAGCTGGataagcctactcccagcccggccctacacactcttggcccgctcGAAGGCGGTTTCCGCTGGTCACCGGGAGGACGTCGTGTGAGGACTTattgaattatgcaactttaatctGAAGCAAACTTCTGTTGAATGGGCCCATAATGTTGGCAAATGTAGAATATCATTTACaatattgtctgaatttattgcGAAAGGATTCTAATTTGTCGTAATCtgcgttttttcttttttcgattACTCCTTTTTGTATCGAAATTCTTCCAAACTACTATCGTTAACGACATGGAAATCCCCCATTAAGCTCCATTATTTAAGCAACACATTTAACAACTGCATCCAACCAAATGGCAACACTTCTGTCAACTGGAAAAGCCGTGCCGCTTGACATTTGACAGTGCCCGTCTACCCCACGTGAAAACATTTCAGTCAGCACGGGGTGCCGAAGTTTCTCCCAAAACTTTCTAATTTATTCCTTAAAATGGGGAAGACACGCAAGAATAAACGTCTCATTCCCAGAGTCAACCCCCTGGGGATACCCAGCAATCGCGAAGTAGATGAAAACGAGGAATTGTTCGGCATCAACGATCACCCGGAAGGACCTATCCAGGCCATCTTCGAGCAATTGCAATCAGTGAGTGTTGAGGAGAAAATGAACGCCCTCCAGTCGTTGGCTCTGATGTCGGCTAGCGTGGATAAGGCTCGAGTCCTGTCCTCGAGTGAAATAATCCGCGTGGCAGCTCCACTTCTCATGGACCGCAGCCAACCGCTGCGCAACGCTACGGCCGGCGCTTTGAGGAATTTGTCCGTTTGCGGAGTGGATGTTTGTGAAAATTTAGTGGAACAGGACGTACTGACACCGCTGCTAGCTCTGCTCAATGAATACGCGATGAATCCGACTTGGGTGCCCATATTTGATCAGGAATTGAACAATCAACTGGACGAAAAGTCAGATACATTCCTTCAGGTAATTTCGTCCTGGTCCGCATGAAAACTTTTAATCCGCAACAAATCCGACTTTCAGGCTATCAATTTGCTTTGGAATTTATGCGAAAGTACATCAGTCGCTTTGGAAAACTTCAACCAGACGTCGGTTGTGCAAAGCTTCATTCGCTGCTTGGATTTCAACGTTTTTGGGTTGGACATTTCGATTGCCGTCGCTCAATGTCTGCTTGTTATCTCGGAGGACAACGCCAATTGCTGGAATATCTTGAATAATTTCGTACAGGAGTTCCTCTGTCTTCTGAACATAGATGGGGACCCGTCGCATGCACTGTTGAGGACCTTAGCGGCAGGTTAGATAGGGGTTGAATTCTGGGTCTTTGATTAGATTTGAGTCGTATTTCTGGGTCTCATTTTAGGCATTTTGTCGAATGTGCCGGCGCTGGCTGCTGCCCATTCAGCGAAAATCCTAGAAGCGCTTGCCAAAACACTTGATTTGAACCACAGAGAGGTTTTGGGGAGCATCACAAGCAAACTGCCGCTTTTGGAGGAACAGGACACGTTGATTGATGTCTCAGATAACCCCAATGCAATGGAAGGTAAGTTTGGGGATTTAGGTTTGGTTGCTTGGTGCAAACATTCATCAAATATTTTccaatcgaaatttcagaagagACAGATGAGGCAGCGTCGCGTCGAAGACGACTCCAGGAGCTCCCGACGGAAGTAGAGCTGGAGGTCAAGTCAATTGAGCGTTTATTGGAAGCACAACGCGTAGCTGCAGAGACGATAACCAACATCTGCTCATCAGACGACGATGGTAAGCCATTCAAACGGTCCCTTATGAATTACGGAGACCTCAATTTTTGCTCAACATTCCTTACAGAATGGGCTGACGATGACAACGACGAAAACTCAGACGCTGAAAGTGTTCATGACTACGAAAATTCAAATAACAGTTCCACAAATCTGCAGAACATTGACAGGTTGCCTGTCGACATATTAGAGGCCATAAAATCGTTAGGTTTAATAGAAAAGGTGAGCGAAATTAGTGGTTCCTACAAAGACCTCAGAATGCATGACTTATTTCTAACAATTCTTTCGTTTCCAGCTCTGGCAAAGAGCCCAGCCGATACCTGAAAATGTCTACCTCATACTTCAAGAAAGCAAAACTAAATTATCAAAAAAGTAAGGGCTGAAGGGAGGCAAAACTTTCCTGGCAACTATTTTCTGCTTTTTGATTTGTCTAGTTTGCATGGAAACCTAATTTGTAACTCGACCCCTTCTTTCCTCTCCAGAGTCCGCAGTCTTCGCCTCTCTGCACTTTTATGTCTCCAAAACTTGTGCAATACAATGACCACGGAAGACCTTGGCGGTCCCGATGCAATCTACGGAGTCTGGCTGGATCTAGGCCAACAAGTCTTCCAAGGGCCGAATGACATCGTCATCCTGGAGCCAGCCACATCGCTCATGCGAGCATCACTGGAGCATTTGAAACACAGTCCGGAATTATTCAAACAAATGACTCTAAGTGACCTCGAGCTTATCCTGAATGGACTCCAAAACTGTAGCGAAGCCGAAATCAGAGCGAATTGGCTGCGTATGCTTGGAATTTTGGGTTGTCTGTTGTCAGAGCCTTTGGTGAAGGTAATCATCTCCTTCATTTTGGAGACGTGCTTGAAAGTGAGTCCTTGAAATGGAAACTTTTTGGATGTTTTGATTCTATGGGAGATTTGCCTATTTCAGGAAGACGAAGTGTGGACGATCTCCGAAGCTATTGATGCGCTGATGGACATGTTTTCAGACAACGACTGGGAGCAGATATCGTTTGAATTGAATCTTCAACAGAAATGCGTTGAATTGGAGAAAATCTTCAAAACGAAGGTGAGTTCTTCATATTTTGTCAGACCTTCTTTTTGATAGGTTCAATGAAAGGCTCAGTAGTCACTTCTTCCATATGATGTGGGGCGAGTTTTTGCTCCCACGCTTGAACAGGGAGAGTATCTGGAATATTCTGCGCAGGTGGGCGGAGAAAGCCAAATTTTGACTCTCTTCTTGGGGCCGTGATGTTTGCCTGGTGGTGCTGAATAGCCGGCTCAGTCGGCTATGGGTTTGAAGGCTGAATAGGTAGTGGTTACGGCCTCTGAGGTAACTAGATCTGCGGCGGCTGAGATAGTTGAGCCTCCAAGAACGTTGCACGTGCCTGCTCGAGATAGCCAGCATTCAAGTGGTCCGTTTGGAGGGTTTTTGGCGACCTTGTTAATGTTTATGACGAACTTGCGAGTGTTTAAACTTCTTACAATTCGAGG
The window above is part of the Hermetia illucens chromosome 3, iHerIll2.2.curated.20191125, whole genome shotgun sequence genome. Proteins encoded here:
- the LOC119650691 gene encoding muscle M-line assembly protein unc-89 isoform X1 → MGDLTPMQDGRRSKSQISVFDYPEHLNPFYEDENHKRLRFWKIGKKDGTSSRRGSFSLGGLREMWTFKSLRGKKKSSTLGINKTSESPEPLRRTLGQNDNLYATYDPRYRNTYDNGSINNNFQRNVPYRTSLQDMSCNKGSNGNGFGLLRNDNYRSTIQITGRRNNINNSASNTPTVPTRRYVYGGSVTPQPRTRFDHNTSSQGISRGSSQLSVASSTNPFEDDDDDVTTGRLSSTEGSDRPTPTKRRVRKKRPAPPPPVPVPKSIDEEGNSIPATPTTTKTIILTTAASTDDETSSQDNNFENQLQHQMQRTRDFNEEEKKEISNIAAEIEHYVKLLSEDADDESAIRLIPVTKPVLLQKSKSSTSVPKTASPNQMKKAGSEILSRSEPGKDTPAPTRAEIAIWSEGIANKKNRESMKKIIQIRRDSLMKPIPATRRRPSITSLTSSRSDEAGRRSASPERKSPSPEKKQNNTSPPGDKPTPSARKHSPTEEEMKSRGSPAAEKKAVIANGFLPNQSGQHADEENNNLDHRSASSKEHTPLNSSYDTTTDESIPPAVELKITESREDISDISNTSSERYQIRYVPLKEGSPETPPEVRKDPKPEFKPVNSNHSIPIQHHYNESWVADQEPRRPSVERRRSVKEIIDSINRSQSLLKVNQDPQKPPRASSNLVNDLNGSAESTVTPQKASKSEVEETYRRLSQSEAEIKRMILEMETLTNPNEMNNYCENVPSILDRFDEEVNNNDIFKKCVLKKQLIREGSPTASNLDWNPVPKPKRSKNLSMELNKNNGN
- the LOC119650691 gene encoding serine/arginine repetitive matrix protein 1 isoform X2; amino-acid sequence: MGDLTPMQDGRRSKSQISVFDYPEHLNPFYEDENHKRLRFWKIGKKDGTSSRRGSFSLGGLREMWTFKSLRGKKKSSTLGINKTSESPEPLRRTLGQNDNLYATYDPRYRNTYDNGSINNNFQRNVPYRTSLQDMSCNKGSNGNGFGLLRNDNYRSTIQITGRRNNINNSASNTPTVPTRRSSQLSVASSTNPFEDDDDDVTTGRLSSTEGSDRPTPTKRRVRKKRPAPPPPVPVPKSIDEEGNSIPATPTTTKTIILTTAASTDDETSSQDNNFENQLQHQMQRTRDFNEEEKKEISNIAAEIEHYVKLLSEDADDESAIRLIPVTKPVLLQKSKSSTSVPKTASPNQMKKAGSEILSRSEPGKDTPAPTRAEIAIWSEGIANKKNRESMKKIIQIRRDSLMKPIPATRRRPSITSLTSSRSDEAGRRSASPERKSPSPEKKQNNTSPPGDKPTPSARKHSPTEEEMKSRGSPAAEKKAVIANGFLPNQSGQHADEENNNLDHRSASSKEHTPLNSSYDTTTDESIPPAVELKITESREDISDISNTSSERYQIRYVPLKEGSPETPPEVRKDPKPEFKPVNSNHSIPIQHHYNESWVADQEPRRPSVERRRSVKEIIDSINRSQSLLKVNQDPQKPPRASSNLVNDLNGSAESTVTPQKASKSEVEETYRRLSQSEAEIKRMILEMETLTNPNEMNNYCENVPSILDRFDEEVNNNDIFKKCVLKKQLIREGSPTASNLDWNPVPKPKRSKNLSMELNKNNGN
- the LOC119652384 gene encoding HEAT repeat-containing protein 3, translating into MGKTRKNKRLIPRVNPLGIPSNREVDENEELFGINDHPEGPIQAIFEQLQSVSVEEKMNALQSLALMSASVDKARVLSSSEIIRVAAPLLMDRSQPLRNATAGALRNLSVCGVDVCENLVEQDVLTPLLALLNEYAMNPTWVPIFDQELNNQLDEKSDTFLQAINLLWNLCESTSVALENFNQTSVVQSFIRCLDFNVFGLDISIAVAQCLLVISEDNANCWNILNNFVQEFLCLLNIDGDPSHALLRTLAAGILSNVPALAAAHSAKILEALAKTLDLNHREVLGSITSKLPLLEEQDTLIDVSDNPNAMEEETDEAASRRRRLQELPTEVELEVKSIERLLEAQRVAAETITNICSSDDDEWADDDNDENSDAESVHDYENSNNSSTNLQNIDRLPVDILEAIKSLGLIEKLWQRAQPIPENVYLILQESKTKLSKKVRSLRLSALLCLQNLCNTMTTEDLGGPDAIYGVWLDLGQQVFQGPNDIVILEPATSLMRASLEHLKHSPELFKQMTLSDLELILNGLQNCSEAEIRANWLRMLGILGCLLSEPLVKVIISFILETCLKEDEVWTISEAIDALMDMFSDNDWEQISFELNLQQKCVELEKIFKTKIRQQKRDLKDRYPAVMTVRTNFTRFVKYIEGQMKNYKPQRVS